AGGAGCTTTTCCTTTCCGAGGCAGCCATAGATCCAAATCTTGCCCGGCTATATCCCCATAAGATAGCGTAATAAACTGCGGCAGTATTTCACTGATATCGGCGCCTCGATTTTCTTGAGCAAGACCCGGTTCAATCATTTCTCCAAGATCGGTTTCTTCTTTCCAAATACCCATTCTGAAGCGCTTCACTTCGTCCATGCTCAGCTTCCCATCCTTATTTAAATCTGCCTCGGGATACCGCTTTAATAGTTCTTTTAATCCCGGATGAGAGTCTGAGTCAACTTCCGAAAAAGCGAAACAGGAAAATCCAAGTATCAAGCAAAGGGCGAGTCTCAGAGGTTTATGAAATTTTAGTTCCATCCTTAGATTCCAATAAAAGGGTTATTGAGTGATAGTATTTCATCGTCGCAGCGTCATCTTAAGAATCACTGCCACAATAACGGTATAGAGAAGATTTATTGTTCGCGAAGCAAGACATCACAAAACAATTGTATTTTCCGCAATAAACGTTGCAATCTTGCCGATTTACGGGTCATTGCACGCAAACGCATAATCATCTTTCGTTCAAAACGATATCGGGTTAGTTTCGTTGATTTCGGCGGACTCACTTTCTCGCCGGCTTCTTCCAGTGCTTGCCACAAGCTTTCGATAGGATAACCGAGTTGGGCGAGATCATCGGGATGGACGGATGCAATGATACCTTCGGCCCTTTTTCGTTTGTCATCGTCTGACGCTAATTCTGCCACCCATTTTTTAATGGAAGCAGTATTGGGTTTTGTATGTTGTTTTACACCGATGGGATCCCCCAGTCCGCCGGAAGGCTGATCTGTTTCCTTCTCCTTCTTGCCATAATCGATAGCGTCCGGTTCATAGGGGATACCGATATGACGGCATATTCGTTCAAACCAAAGTTCCGGCTCTTTTACGAGTTCTTCATAGGGCACATGTAATTTGGTGGGCGGCGCCTCCATGCGAAGAAATTCCGCCATAGCCGGCACATAGCGTTCAATGATGGGATTGTGGGCATGGGCAGCTTCATAATCACCGTCGAAAAAGGAGTTTGCAAAGGAAGAGAAAATGGCTAGTGGATGGCGCGTCAGTACGATGTACGCCGCATCAGGATAAACCTTTGCTAAAAAAGGAAGAACCAATCCATAGGCGGGCGTTTTATCCAAACACCATTCCTTTTCTCCTTTGCCCTGAAGATAGCGGCCATATAAGGTGTCACAATAAGCACGGCACGCATCCCAATAATCCGCCTCAGCATGGGGCAATTGGGAGACAAACAATTGCTGTGCTTGTGCAGCCAAAATATGGTCGTAAGGCGCCTTGTCCACTTTTGCCCAAAGTCCCAAATGGGCGAGAGGTGTGATAATATGGGGTTCCGGTCCGCCTTGAACCTTTGAATGGGACGCCAACATGCGTTCGAGCATGGTTGTTCCCGAACGAGGGGCACCAATGATAAACAACATTTTAGGAATCATAGTGAAGTGCTTTTCTACAGTTTATCAGCAGTATTGAGTTCATCCGGTCAGCGCACAACACAGCTTATCCTTCGCCAATTTCTCCCACAAAACACGGCTGTTGCCCTCGAACGGGAAAGACCAATTGCTGTCCTTCTGTGCTGATGGTGAGGTAGTTGACATCGAAATCATCGGGAAGAACACGGATAGATTCAATGCTGCTGCGGGGAATGACATGTTGGCTTAGTTTATCATCGATTTGAACACCGCGCGGATTGATACGAGCCACCATAATGCCCCGTCCTTGAATAGCTACCCAAGAATCGTTGAAGGAAAGACATTTTCCTACAAAAGATAAGGGGCGTGTTTGTTGGTTGAATTTGATCAGTTTAATACGGATTATTTTATCTTTAATCATGCCTTTTCTCCCGTGGTTGAATAGACCTACTACAGAGCGCAGTATATCATATCTGTTCATTCTCTGAATAAGCGAATGATTGTGATACTATGGTTTCAAAGCACTTCGTAATAGCCGAAACAAGATTCTACACGAACAACAAGTGAAGGAATTACAGCAATGAGATTCAAGAAAGAATATACACGACGCGCCGCCTTATCATCCCTAGCATCTATTTCCGGATTGGCTCTTTTAAACACAGTTACACCAGCCCGCAGCGCTGCTCATGCTGAAAGTAGGGCAACGCCTCAAAAAGGTCGTTTGCTGCAATCCGTCAGTCGATGGTGTTATGGAAACTTGTCTTTGGACGAACTTTGCAGCGCCGCTAAAGATATGGGAATTCTAGGCATCGACTTGCTGGAAGAACAGGATTGGCCAGTTGTAAAGGAACACGGCTTGATCTGTTCCATGGCGAGCGGACTAGGCCGCATCTCCAAAGGATGGAACCGCCCGGAACATCATACGGAACTGATCGAAACAGCTCAAACCTTACTCCCCAAAGCGGCGGCGGCGGGCATCAAGAATGTGGTTGTATTTTCAGGGAATCGGCAAGGATTATCTGACCGGGCAGGTATCAAAAATTGTGCGCGTGGATTGGAGGTTATTTTACCTCTCGCCGAATCCTTGAACATCGTGCTTTGCATGGAATTGCTTAACAGCAAACGAGATCATAAAGATTACCAGTGCGACCATACATCATGGGGAGTCGCACTGGCCCAAGCCTTAAAGTCGGAACATTTCAAATTACTTTATGATATCTACCACATGCAAATTATGGAAGGCGATGTAATCGCTACAATCGACGAGAACATCTCCTACATTGGTCATTTTCATACGGGCGGCGTTCCCGGCAGAAATGAAATTGATCAATCGCAGGAGCTAAATTACCGAAGTATTTGTAACGCCATTGCCGACCTTGGCTTTGAGGGATTTCTGGGACATGAATTCGTGCCTCGGGCACAGGATCCTCTACATTCGCTACGCGAAGCAGTAGCCATTTGCACGGTGTGACGCGGCGCAGCAGGAAGAACCATCCCCCCCATTGCTACTTTCAATGACCTATTGATTGCCACGAAGAATTTTTTCAACATGTAATTTATTGTTGCGGTTCCGTAGGTCCCGCCGCCGGTTGGGGCTCATTCAATCCGGCTGCATAACGACCAACCTGTACCCAATCCGCCACGGTAATTTTACCATCGCCGGCGGTGCTATAGGGGGCACAGTCTAAGCGTTGAAATTCAGAGCCTGGCGTGACAATGTCCAAACTGGCAACAAAGCGACCTGCTTGCACCCAGTCCGCCACATTGACGTTGCCGTCTCCACCGGGACGCGGAGTGACATCCCCTTCCAAGGGCCCTGAAGGCGTTTCGCCTTCTCCCCCAATAAGAACAAAGATCGCTACAACATGCATATCATTCATGACGTTAAGGTCTCTGCGGGGATTGTCTGTTCTGCCGTCACTCCACCCTTGAAATATATAGTTGGCGGCATTTGATGCGAGTACCTGAGAGCCATTGCCGCCGTATAGCACTTTTTGTTCGGATTGCCCGATAATGGATCCTCCGGTGGTTGCCGTATAACGGAGTGTGAAGCTCTCTTGCTCAAAAACAGCTGTTACATCAATAGAAGCTGTAACATTCATATCGGTCCTTGGATTATCGGTGCGTCCATCGCTCCATTCAACGAAAACACAATGAGCATTGGGAATAGCGGTTACCGATTCTCCATTGCTGCCATGAGACACGGACTGTGTCGTCGCGCCTTGGACAAAGCCGTATTTTGCTGCCCTATACGTTAATTCATAGGTGTTGCCCACAAAAATGGCCGTTACGGACAGGGATCGCGTAACGTCAAGGTCTTGCCTTGGATTTTCGGTGTTTCCATCACTCCAGCTTGCAAAATGGAAGCCAACATCTGCTTCGGCAAAGACTGCTTCACCGTCATTCCCATGTTCAACCTGTTGCTGTGCGCTGCCGGAAATGTGTCCGTAAAGTCCTGCGCTATAATCAAGCTCGTATTTGACACGTGTGTATGCCCCGTCATTTCCATCCACTACACGAAGGGTATCGGGTTCAATGTCTACGACAAGCGCGAGAGGGGCATCCCAGCCATAGAGGGGCTTAAAGTGAATTGTATGGCTTCCTATCCAAAGCCCCGGCACTGTTTCGCCGCTTGGTAACCAATCGTCCGTCCCGTCAATGTTCCAACCAGCGCCATCGCCCACGGCATCCACAGGGGATAGCAAAACCTGCAGCGACCCTGTTTCCACAGGAGCATATTCATAGGCACCTCTATCGAATGCGCTGCCTTGGGGTCGTGGAACTCCGCGGAAGTCGACCAAAATCAAGGGCTGCGCTGTGGCACTGTCAATACAGGGTGAGTCCGGCTGTAAACGGAGGTCACCTTCTTTTACATCTAGGAACAAGGGGTCGTCTGTAATATTTTCTTCGCCGTCAAGGCCGTTGGCAATACATGAGAATGAGATGGTAACTTCACTGTTCCCAAATTGAGCGATTTCAGGAAATTCATAAGCGCTGTTGCCGTATAGAATGGAATTTACAATCTTGGGCGAAGATGCGTGTATATTGAAAATCGCTCCTCCCTGCGAAGCTGCTTCATTTTCGGTTAAGGTGCAGTGTTTCATTTGATGAGACGTACTCGAATTATAAATGGCACCTCCAATAAAATCCGATTTGTTTTTCCAAAAAATACAATTTTCAAAGTTGGGAGTACCATTGAAATTTGCGACAGCACCGCCCTCTCCCCCCAGTTCGTTTCCTTCATAGGCATGGTTTTTTTCGAATGAACAACGCTTAACCAAAGGAGAGGCAATGAGATTTAACAAAGCGCCGCCGGCATTGTTGCAGAAGTTATCTCGAAAGGTAGAACGCAGTAGGGTTGGAGAACA
The DNA window shown above is from Candidatus Hydrogenedentota bacterium and carries:
- a CDS encoding sulfotransferase; the protein is MIPKMLFIIGAPRSGTTMLERMLASHSKVQGGPEPHIITPLAHLGLWAKVDKAPYDHILAAQAQQLFVSQLPHAEADYWDACRAYCDTLYGRYLQGKGEKEWCLDKTPAYGLVLPFLAKVYPDAAYIVLTRHPLAIFSSFANSFFDGDYEAAHAHNPIIERYVPAMAEFLRMEAPPTKLHVPYEELVKEPELWFERICRHIGIPYEPDAIDYGKKEKETDQPSGGLGDPIGVKQHTKPNTASIKKWVAELASDDDKRKRAEGIIASVHPDDLAQLGYPIESLWQALEEAGEKVSPPKSTKLTRYRFERKMIMRLRAMTRKSARLQRLLRKIQLFCDVLLREQ
- a CDS encoding TIM barrel protein; translated protein: MRFKKEYTRRAALSSLASISGLALLNTVTPARSAAHAESRATPQKGRLLQSVSRWCYGNLSLDELCSAAKDMGILGIDLLEEQDWPVVKEHGLICSMASGLGRISKGWNRPEHHTELIETAQTLLPKAAAAGIKNVVVFSGNRQGLSDRAGIKNCARGLEVILPLAESLNIVLCMELLNSKRDHKDYQCDHTSWGVALAQALKSEHFKLLYDIYHMQIMEGDVIATIDENISYIGHFHTGGVPGRNEIDQSQELNYRSICNAIADLGFEGFLGHEFVPRAQDPLHSLREAVAICTV